CATAAGGCTGTATGGCGGGCTCTAAAGACAGTCTATTAGTTGGTGTTCAACCTTTTTCCTAACCATGCATTCATTCCTTTCAATTAGATGAGTTTTAGACGTTTTCTTTGCTGGAAACgcataagaaaaacataaatgTGGTAACAAATGAACAATCTCAAAATAAGGGCCTCCTTGACCAAAAACTCACCCGGATACTTGTCTTTCCCGTTTTCTTCTCGATCTAGGGTGATCATGGCATGATAACTCGTGACTTTAGAGTCATCAAAAGTGGAAAGTGAGGGGTACCATTCATTTCATTTCTGACCATAGAAGCATATTTTCTCCCTCTAATCCTCACAAATTTTTCCTTCCAATTTTTGTAGTGTTTTTAGTGGGATTTTAGAGGTGTTTCACGTTTGAGAGCTAGAGCCTCCTATTTTATGGGTGGAGTCGCCTCAAACGTATTTCTTCAAGTGACCTTTCTGGGAGAGGTGTTCGATCTCCTTCTTAAGTTGATATAACTCTTCTTTATGGTGTCTTTTCACTATGTGAAATTTACACCGCATGCTTGGCTCAGATTCCATGTCATCTGACATGGGGTTCGGCAGAAGAGGAATTTCGTGGGTGTGGAGAACCAATTTGTTTGAAGGCAGCCCTGTCCCTGACAAGCGAGGTAAAATGTATCCTGCACGGTTGTTGCGAGTTATCTGGATTTGCGGTTGTTGATTGTAGCGGGGACAAaattgagatcaaagccattgattgacttgactcattattttagtgaaagtcgccaccacgctttattgtttccaaaggaaatgggaaaagagcgaaataaattCAAAGAAGTTTTACATCTAAACTAATAAAAAGCCGAGATCTTAGGTACGAGGGttgattatgcaaggggaaggtgttagcacccctcacatatgtggcactccacatgaacctttttgaaaatttgtgtaaaTAGAGTTGTGtgtaaaagaaagtttatttgatttttaaattatgcTCGGCAAGAAGTTTACATCTTGTACCTACAttcctcctcagtgcaatggagaattcagagcaaatgtagttccacttaaaaggaaaACAAGAGTTTAGTTTAAAATCGGATAGACACTTTGTCGTCTCAGAGGAGAAAACTCAGCTAACCatacttgaacatgagaacaagTGGATTATTTGCATCACaggtgaaagaagggctccaactcggatagagatcaacgagtatgccactaactctttcaagtggaaaagaatCAACTATATGAATCAATATCAAGGGGATAGGGTATTACATCTCGACTATGACAATTATTCGTGTCTAATCTTTAAAAGAAAATGTTTCAAGATAAAAGCCACAAAGGGCAAAAGATGTGAaataaagatttattaaaaagaattttaaaaagtttcaaattcaagaaggttttaaaaaagagatagggttttgaaaattaaagaaggagatgagatgaagggactatcctaaagcataaagtaaaatctaaggtaaaggaacagactagcgaacaagaagccaacacttgacctAAAGAATTCAATGTAAACTCAATACCATCCTTTGGATTATCATAACCAAGCAAACTCAATACCAAGTACCATATAACATAAGTCTCAGGTGAACATAACATCTCCATATGTATAACTTGCACAAAGCTTTGGAAATTCACCATAAGAACTTGagacaaaaattgggcagagtaacagtTGTGTCTAGATgaattcccaatcacaatgccttggaattaaaccTTAAGGACTTTATACAGAATAACCTGCACACACAAAGAAAACAACCCAATatcttggagtttactccaaggacTTCCAGAATATCTacagaaaaataaccaaggtatCAAGGTCTCAGTCCAATAATCCATCCTCCGAGCTCAGGGTATAGTAACCAAAGTCCAAGTCCACATTAAATTTTTTATGgttcaagttgattattaatgttttaagaacAAAATAAGAGGTCCACATGAACAAAATAAAAAGTgcataagcataaacatatgtccaaatggacaaaaggaaaaataGACATAAACATAAAGATGATATATGGATAATAAACGGTAAAATAAAAGCATAAGATAAAATAGAGaatataataaagaaaaataataaaataagcataaaaataaaagttGATGGTTAATTGTTAGAAGTTAGTAGCCAACACGAATGATCAGTGATGATTGACTAATGAACCTTCGGCCAAAGTTTATGAAAACTCATCAGAGGATTTGTAAGACCAAAGCCTCCACATAAAAATTTTCCAAAGGTATTGAGCCAATTGTCAAATAATCAAGCATCCTTGGGCTTATAAACATAGATTTAGGCCACAAATGATCATTTTTTCAATACGAGACATTTTTCGATGCAGGAAATTTTTTGATGCAGAACAaatttagcgctatgttaagcaatcgccaagtaacttatatagaagttaccctacaacgaggccagtcaataacaatttatgtgcttaaaaaaattagagaaatgatatgtaaatCATTCTCTTAACATTTGCAACACAtgtaaaataacaataaaaaacatGAATTCTCTTAACCATCATGGGACTTCACTTTGATGGTTCATTAGAGGAATGATAAGACAATAACCTCTACACAATGAACTCCTCAAAGCTTGGACCCATAAGTTAAGAGAGAGGAGGTGAAGAGAGATATtgtaaaatcacaaaaaaatattgaaaaaaattaacaaaagaaatcaagcattttaaaacaattattttatgtatttttaatatatgaaataaaataatataatttttttttatacttttgaTATAAAAGAGAAATGTAATTAaaccaaatatatattttttattttagaaattaaaataaagcataaacaaGCATTTAAAGAAATAGAgacaattaaaagaaaacaattaaaatatgggctaaaaataaagcaaaagaaGGAGATTCACTGGGCTACAGGGGTGATGGTGAGTAATTCGCTGGGCTAGTTTGGGTAAATGCCCAAGAGCAAGCTGAAGTTTAGAAAGAGGGGTGTGAGCGTTGGACAACTGTGCAACATAGTAATCAAGATTGGGCTTTTGAATTCACTTAATCCAACAACAAGAAACCGTAAAAAAAGCAGTAAAATAATTGCCTCTccctaggggtgggaataggccagaccgacctacaggggcctatagcccAGCCTAGTTAAGGCTAGGTCAGGCCAGACTTATTTAATAAAGAGGTTAGGCTTAGGCTTTTTAAAagcatattttattaaataggccagaATTAGGCTATTAAAATCCTATGAAGCCATATAGGTCAACctttattttcatatatatttgaGATATGCTAAATAGGTTGGctcatgtatgcatatatattagaaaaaatatcTAAATAGGGTAAcctatgtatgcatatatatatatatatatatatatatatatatatatatatatatatatatatatatatatatatatatatatatatatatatatatatatatatatatatatatatattagaacaaaaCTTAAATAGACCgacatatatatgcatatataggccaatctataaggcttcttaagtaatatggattagttaaaaactttaatgagatacaggcttttaaataggctttcaggcataccagaatttcaaaaagGCTAGGCTAggccaaaaaactgagcctatgataggccataggccaggcttAAGCCTTTTAAATTTATCTTATGCCAGACTCatgccttctaaagcctagcctagcccaTTTCCACCATACCTCTCCCCCCATTCAGTATTTTCGCCTCTTTCCCAAATGTTTTTacactttttttctctttcatcccATGTTCTTCaaatttcttctctctctctctctgctcTCATCCAAACTTCAAACAAATTACAGGTAAACTGTTTCCAGTCGCACAAAATCGAAGCATGGAAAATAGTTATAGCCCTAAAATCATATCAAGAAAGCTCGAGCAGTAACATGGAGGAAGGGGTGATCCGAATCCATATCCTTTACCGGTAGGAAATAGAGTCTTCTCAATGAACAAAATATGCGGTAATTCTCCTCCCTGCTTTCAATCCTTTTCTCCTTCTGAATCGGTTTTCGGTCTGCTTCTGTTTTGATTTTGCACTGTGGTTGTGCGTTGTTGTTGGATGTAGTTGTTGAGGTCGATGTTGTGCGTTGTGGTGATGCTGTTGTTTTGAATTGGTTTTGAGAGTTGAGGTTTATGAATGATGCGGTTTACAGATCAAAAGTTGTGGATGGTATCGCTGATTATTATGGATCTATGGAAGGATTTAGTGAATTTGCAGATGAAGGTCTTTTGTGTTGGTTTGTAGGTTCTTTGTAGGGAGATTTAGGAAGTGAATTTTGTTGTTGGATGTAGGAATATGAAGATGGAATTACGTATATGTTTGCAGTTTTGAAGAAATTGGTGTGGTGATATGAATGTTGGTTCAGATTTATTGAAGTTTGTGAAGGTGATATGATAGAGGTGAGTGATTCAGAATCATTGTGATGTGGTTTTTTTTAAGGTTGGATGGTCTGTTTCAGAGTTGATAGAAATTTGGAGGAGGTTTATCTAAAATTATGCAGAGTAACGACATCTTTTCCTCCCTTCCTTTTCAGTGTGATTAACAACTTTATTTATAGCAAGAGATTGAGGGCATATGAGGGAATCCGATGGAAAAATGGTGAGCTGTACTGAGTGAAAATCGGGATCGTGTGGAGAATATGACCTCaagaattttgagaaaatatCTGTTCAAATTTTGTTTTATCTGCATCTTGACTTATGGTTTGAAACTTAAACTTAAGATGGCTCAAAATTGGCTCCATGGCTTATATTGCTTGGACTTAATCAATTGGACTTTGGATCAAATGAAAGTGGGCCTTCAATTTTGTATCAAATGGGTCAAATAGCCTTTGTTAATTTcatctacaaaaaaaaaataacaaatacaaggtaaaaaatataaaaataattcattAATTCTAATATTAAAGTCCAACTTAAATCTAAGTTgaactttaaaattaaaattataaatccaaCAAGGATTAGTAAAAAGATTACTATAAAAATCGAATAAAAATGTAATTGAACATgtcatatatttttgattttttctcAAATGAAATGCAAATTGACACGTAAAAAAGCGGGgcaaaaaattagggtatgacattggCTCCTTAACTTCTATGGCTTTCTTCTTTGTGTAGCTCTCCCCTCCATTTATGTAGCACTCTGCACGCGTTACTAATTCTTCCATGGAAGCAACAAGCCTTTGGGTGAGGAATTCATTAAAATGCCCATCCCTTAGTATGTTCTAGAATACTCTTATGAATGTCTCCTAGTTGGGATGAAGGACCTTGATAGTCCCCTAGTTAAATTGGGCGAGGTACTCCCTCAAATATTCTTAAGGGTCTTGGAGAACGTTGAATAAGCTAGTAGTAGACAAACTTTTATGCATACTCACCGAAAACTGATGGACCCACTTCTTTATTAGGTCTTGGTAGATGGTAACTGAGAGTTATGACAGACTCATGTACAACCATAATACCGCGTCCATGAAGGTGTTAGAGAGAAGCTTGCACTTATGAGAATcaaaggatttaataattagcataTGTGTGTTGATGAAGGCCTAATGTTCTTGGGGGTCTCTACATCACTCAAACTTAGCAAATGATGGTGGCTTGAAATTCTCTAGCATGAGGCCTCCCCATATTTTGTTAGAAAGAGGTTGGAGGTTCATAACCTCTATGTCTTCAGGGGGTTAGCTTCCTCCTAGGGGTGCTGGAGGTGAAGGACGTTGTCCTCCAATGCTTAATTGTGGCGACGCAAATCATCGATAGCAGGACACATCTGTGTTATGGCGTCCTGGTCACCATCAAAATCATTGTAGGCTGAAGTTTCTACCCGCTTGTTTATCATATTTGATAGGGGGTTGAAGATGTGGACAACAACTTGACCATCTAATGCAAGGGTGGCCCAGGTCATTTTTACCAGGGCCACACAATGAACGCCAAATGTACTTGCTAAGAAAGTACAATGATGGAAGCCTTGTGTTTGTAAGGAGGTTTGAGATGTTTTAGGATTGTTGATGGTGTTAGAGTAAGCTCGCGCATAGTGGTGAGAAGCgttatttttttttgtgaatttttggtGAATAGAATATTCCTTTATTAACCATACAATTTAGGTATTTATAGAGATATATCGAGTATGGAATTTTAGACCTAGAGAGTGATTATTCTTGCTCTCTCTAGTGCGCGAGAAATGGAAGCCATTATTCCCCATATTCTTCTGGAGAACGTGATTCCTCTATGACTGAGCTTCCATATCGTTATTGCCAAAGAACACATCAATCCCCACATTTCATATGTGGGTTATAAATGGTTTATCCTAAGCCCAACAGAAGACTAGTAATGTGATCAATGAGTGAGAGTTGTATTTAATGGGCGCATGTTGTGATCAATAGACGACTAAATTCCAAAATTTCAACAAGGTGTTGCATTCCCCCATCctcaataatatttatatatagctTCCTCTAAAAATGAATTTCAAAAGATTATATAACTCTTTTAAGAAAAATTGtagattttaattgaatttattttttaaaattagatgtTTTAAAAAAGTGTACTAATTCTTTATATAATTTCATATATTCTTTcggtaatatttattttattgaatttttttagtaaaagtatttgtttttttctattataaaaatatttcttaaaattaGATTGTTATTGAAAACTTGTAAGTGACTTCTTAgatataaaaaatcaattatataatttaagaaaacattataaaaatcacaaataataattgtaaaataattattatcatggtattttttaaaattaaatatttttcatgatCTTTTGAATATATCaaaattcattaaataaataaatatatttttaacaaacGAGATTAATATAGGTagataaatacataaatatattttttaacaaatataattaatattctttaaaatataataaataaaattaaaataagagaaaTTTTTATGTAATATAAAAACCCATAAATATATTCTATAAAAACCCTATAAATATCTTGTGATTCACTTGTAGTTTTTTTACTACAACAAAATCACCTGTAGATTTATCACCTAAAATTTCAATAGCGAAAATCTATCGGATATTTGTGGCTTTATTATCCATCAGAAATtccgaaaaataaataaatccggCTCTGAAAAAATTAACgcgttaaaaataaaaaaacaagaaagaggtCAAAATTGGTTACTATTGCCACATCAGATTAATAGTCCACGTGGCATAATTCTATTTGTTAACCCACGTAAAGATCTCCTCCACCATTTCTCCTATTTGAATCGTAAGAAGCTCTGGTTCTTAGATCCAGTTATCACCGCAGCAGAGGAACCAAATTTCTTCCTCTCTCTCCCCCTCGCAATCCCTATTTCGATATTTATCTCTAAATTCTCAACCGATCGGCGATCTCTCACGAATAGGTAAACCTCTTTCTCTTTGATTCATTTCCGAGATTCTCAGATTCACAGATCTGTGTATATGTATGAAATCGTTCGATCtccgttttgtttttttttgctaTTCGCTTTATACCTTCGTGCATGATTGCATGTGCATTACCGCTGTGAAATTCAGCTATGCTTTGTGTCTGTATAAACATGTTGATTGCTAATTGTTGATCTATGCCATGCGATAAGGGTTTTGTAGTCGTATGTTTGTTGCATGGATGTCGCTGAATGGATTGATACGGATCTAGCTGTATCGAGGCAGATATTTGTTCGCATGATTTTTAATTTCGGTTTCATGATGATTCTATGAATGTGTATGTTATGTGATTATCAATGTTTTTTTTCTTCCTCTTTTCATTGTTTTTAAACCATATATAAAGGTTTGTTGGATCATGTATTCCGGGAATTAGAATTAAACTGAATTTTTTTGAGACCAGAAAATGATCTattgttttttttgaaatgaaGAATTTGCTTTGTAATGTGAtgtaattgatttgaattttttcatTGTTTTCCTCTGTTTGATTCGATGCTCAAACCCAAAATAATTTATGAAGTCTGCATGTTTAATTAGTTATTTCTCTTGCAACAGAATGAGAGTTAGTCCAAGCATCATAATTTGATATTTATACATCTGATCTTAATGATGCAGGTTAACTTAGTCTAATCTGGTAAGATGGGAGGTGGGTTTAGAGTGCTTCACTTAGTCAGACCATTTCTGTCATTCCTTCCTGAAGTTCAGACTGCTGATAGGAAAGTGCCGTTTAGAGAGAAGGTCATATATACTGTGATCGCCCTGTTCATTTTTCTGGTGTGTAGTCAGCTCCCTCTGTATGGAATACACTCAACAACGGGTGCTGATCCGTTCTATTGGATGCGTGTTATCCTAGCTTCAAACCGTGGAACTGTTATGGAGCTTGGAATCACCCCCATTGTCACTTCTGGACTGGTGATGCAACTTTTGGCTGGCTCAAAGATCATTGAAGTGGACAACAATGTTAGGGAGGATCGTGCTCTCTTGTAAGTATTTTATTTGTTGCTTATGTTATTTTCTTTCCTAGTACATATGATATTCTCCCCATTGTGTATGCTGGGTTTATGCTGGGAATTTCAGATAGTTTCATTTGTAGCTCTGAATTTGTTATACTTGCTTCTTTTCATGGTGCCAGAAATTAATCTGGCATATGCTCTGGGTTGTCTTATGGTTGCCAATTCCTCACGGAATTTGCATATTTCATAGCTTTGTGCTGCCATATGGTGGAAAATTTTGTTGATCTCATGCACAATTAAATTGACTAATGAGATGAAATCCCCTTTGCTTCCAGAAATGGTGCACAGAAACTACTTGGCATCTTGATAGCTGTTGGAGAGGCCGTTGCCTATGTTCTTTCAGGGATGTATGGTAGTGTGGGCCAACTTGGAGTGGGAAATGCCATCCTCATCATCCTCCAGCTCTTTTTTGCGGGTATCATTGTCATATGTTTAGATGAGCTCCTTCAAAAAGGTTATGGTTTGGGATCTGGAATTTCTCTATTTATTGCCACCAATATCTGGTAATTTTTGTGgtgctttttttccttttcttttctatatttatttttttattttttatggatggcGCTATTTTTTTTAAACCAAGAATATgctcttttataaaaaaataactaaGGGGGAATTGTCTCATTTTTATTCAGTGAAAACATTATATGGAAAGCATTCAGTCCCACTACCATTAACAGTGGCAGAGGAGCCGAGTTTGAGGGTGCTGTAATTGCTCTATTCCATTTGTTGATAACTAGATCAGACAAGGTTCGGGCTCTCCGGGAAGCATTTTATCGGCAGAATCTTCCCAATGTCACAAATCTTCTGGCTACTGTCTTGATCTTCCTAATTGTGATATACTTCCAAGGTTTCCGTGTGGTTTTGCCTGTAAGGTCAAAGAATGCTCGTGGACAGCAGGGCTCATAtccaatcaaactgttttacacCTCCAACATGCCCATTATTCTTCAGTCAGCTCTTGTTTCCAATCTCTACTTCCTTTCCCAGGTAATGGATTCTATCATGGTATGTTGCAAATTGGAGTaaatattttccctttttttttgtaatatggTTTTTCCTGGTTTTTACAGCTGCTACACAGAAAGTACGCTGGAAACTTCATTGTGGATCTTTTAGGAAAATGGAAGGAATCTGAATATGGAGGCGGTCACTCTATTCCTGTTGGTGGCATTGCATACTATATAACTGCACCATCCAGGTAATAGAGTTGTTTCCTTTCAAATGGTTTTATAATTATAAAGCTGTTAAATTCTTTGCGCCTAGCTTGATATAAAACTTCAATCAGTTATATATTTAATGCTATTAAATTCTTTGCCCAATTCTTAACTTGTCATTTGGAATTGTTGTTTTTTACAGCTTAGCTGATATGGCAGCCAATCCTTTCCATGCACTGTTCTACCTGGTATTTATGCTGTCAGCCTGTGCCTTGTTCTCCAAAACTTGGATTGAAGTCTCTGGTTCATCTGCTAGAGATGTTGCCAAGCAGTTGAAGGTACAGATTTGACATGCATTTACTTAAAATTCATTTGGTGTTAATAACTGTCTTAAGGCTGTGCACTATTATAACACACGGGTTTAAGACTTTCTAAAACTTTGCATGTGATAACAATCATTTTTCAACTTGCAGGAACAACAAATGGTTATGCCTGGCCATCGGGAGTCAAACTTGCAGAAAGAGCTTAACCGATACATTCCCACTGCTGCAGCATTTGGAGGGATGTGTATTGGTGCCCTCACAGTATTGGCAGATTTCATGGGGGCAATTGGTTCAGGAACCGGAATCTTGCTTGCCGTAACAATCATCTATCAGTACTTTGAGACATTTGAGAAGGAGAGAGCCAGTGAGCTTGGTTTCTTTGGTTTCTAAACTTCTTAGTCATCACTGTTGGTGACGCAATCGGGTTATCCCGCACCCACAGTTTTGGAGTGTTGAGGAATTGAATGTAGGTCCTTTAACACAGTAAGGAAGAAAGTAGATTAGCTCGTTATCACTTTTTTCTCAAGTGAGAAAGTACCAAGTAGTATATCACTGTaaacgcttttttttttttgcattttctgAAAATATTTCTGTTAATTTAATATCTCAAAGTTAGACACCATCTGGTACTTTTAGAAGttcattaattttgtttttaaataattt
This is a stretch of genomic DNA from Vicia villosa cultivar HV-30 ecotype Madison, WI unplaced genomic scaffold, Vvil1.0 ctg.000168F_1_1, whole genome shotgun sequence. It encodes these proteins:
- the LOC131624912 gene encoding uncharacterized protein LOC131624912, producing the protein MGGGFRVLHLVRPFLSFLPEVQTADRKVPFREKVIYTVIALFIFLVCSQLPLYGIHSTTGADPFYWMRVILASNRGTVMELGITPIVTSGLVMQLLAGSKIIEVDNNVREDRALLNGAQKLLGILIAVGEAVAYVLSGMYGSVGQLGVGNAILIILQLFFAGIIVICLDELLQKGYGLGSGISLFIATNICENIIWKAFSPTTINSGRGAEFEGAVIALFHLLITRSDKVRALREAFYRQNLPNVTNLLATVLIFLIVIYFQGFRVVLPVRSKNARGQQGSYPIKLFYTSNMPIILQSALVSNLYFLSQLLHRKYAGNFIVDLLGKWKESEYGGGHSIPVGGIAYYITAPSSLADMAANPFHALFYLVFMLSACALFSKTWIEVSGSSARDVAKQLKEQQMVMPGHRESNLQKELNRYIPTAAAFGGMCIGALTVLADFMGAIGSGTGILLAVTIIYQYFETFEKERASELGFFGF